Proteins encoded within one genomic window of Rossellomorea vietnamensis:
- a CDS encoding FecCD family ABC transporter permease gives MNRFIGKRWLQDRVSMLVDLSALKKITILGLITFLVLIMSTGIGDLKMAPWKVISVFFGGGTSLEHLVVTSFRLPRILIALLAGMALAVAGGILQGMIRNPLASPDIIGITGGAGAAVVAFLTLFSNDDNTLMVSIKWLPVAAFIGATVIAFLVYFLAWRKGVSPVRLVLIGIGISALTQALTTLLMILGPIYRASQANIWITGTVNGSDWQDVWILLPWSLVFILLSFFITRQLNIQELGEEIATSVGGNVQRQRFFLLLMSTALVGGAVAFAGGIGFVGLMAPHMARRMVGSSFGALLPTAALIGGILVMVADLIGRTLFLPLEVPAGVFTAAIGAPYFIYLLFKTRNS, from the coding sequence ATGAATCGATTTATAGGAAAACGATGGCTACAGGACCGTGTTTCGATGCTCGTTGATCTTTCAGCACTTAAAAAAATAACCATCCTGGGTTTGATTACATTCCTGGTTCTGATCATGAGTACAGGAATAGGGGACTTGAAGATGGCCCCATGGAAGGTGATCAGTGTCTTCTTTGGAGGGGGGACGAGCCTGGAGCACCTCGTGGTGACGTCATTCCGCCTCCCGCGGATCCTCATCGCACTGCTTGCCGGGATGGCGTTGGCCGTTGCAGGTGGAATCCTTCAAGGGATGATACGCAACCCCCTTGCTTCACCGGACATCATCGGTATCACAGGAGGAGCGGGAGCGGCTGTCGTAGCCTTCCTGACCCTTTTCAGCAATGATGATAATACGTTGATGGTCAGCATTAAATGGCTGCCGGTTGCTGCATTCATCGGCGCGACAGTCATTGCCTTTCTGGTTTACTTTTTAGCCTGGCGAAAAGGGGTATCGCCTGTCAGACTCGTTCTGATCGGTATTGGCATCTCGGCTTTGACTCAAGCCTTGACGACGTTGCTTATGATACTCGGCCCGATTTACAGGGCCAGTCAGGCAAATATCTGGATCACGGGTACAGTGAACGGTTCCGACTGGCAGGATGTGTGGATCCTGCTTCCCTGGAGCCTGGTCTTTATCCTGTTAAGCTTCTTTATTACCCGGCAGCTGAATATACAGGAACTAGGCGAAGAAATTGCCACTAGTGTAGGAGGCAATGTTCAACGGCAGCGGTTCTTTCTCCTCCTCATGTCAACGGCGTTAGTGGGGGGAGCCGTCGCATTCGCCGGTGGAATCGGCTTTGTAGGCTTGATGGCTCCCCATATGGCAAGGAGGATGGTCGGTTCTTCTTTCGGGGCACTGCTTCCGACTGCAGCCCTGATCGGCGGGATCCTCGTCATGGTGGCAGACTTGATCGGCAGGACACTTTTC
- a CDS encoding FecCD family ABC transporter permease yields the protein MKIQKKLLLFIGTFLFLILCIGISIVYGYTDTSWRTAIEAFSNPTGSTEHIVLQTIRLPRALIAAAVGASLAISGVLMQTLTNNPLASPGIFGINAGGAFMVVVAVTLFGITNLQSFTWLAFLGAAIAAVGVFVISSAGDKGLTPMKLTLAGAAITAMFSSFTQGLLVLNEAALEQVLFWLAGSVQGRSLDILSGVFPYIVAGWILALFIAGKMNILAMGEDVAKGLGLKTNVIKFLALMVVVLLAGGAVAVAGPIGFIGIVIPHLARKIIGVDHRWLIPFSGLLGAILLLAADIGARYIIMPQEVPVGVMTAIIGAPFFVYVARKGF from the coding sequence ATGAAAATTCAAAAAAAGCTTCTTTTATTTATAGGAACATTCCTTTTTCTTATCCTGTGTATCGGAATCAGTATTGTATACGGATACACGGATACAAGTTGGCGAACAGCCATCGAGGCTTTTTCCAACCCGACTGGATCGACGGAGCATATCGTGCTTCAGACCATCCGGTTACCAAGGGCGCTGATTGCGGCGGCAGTCGGTGCATCCCTTGCGATTTCAGGGGTTTTGATGCAAACGTTGACCAATAATCCCCTCGCTTCTCCAGGGATTTTCGGAATCAATGCAGGGGGAGCTTTTATGGTGGTCGTAGCGGTTACGCTCTTTGGCATAACCAATCTTCAATCCTTTACGTGGCTCGCGTTTCTTGGTGCTGCCATTGCAGCGGTCGGCGTATTCGTCATCAGCTCCGCAGGGGATAAAGGCTTGACACCGATGAAGCTGACACTTGCAGGAGCGGCGATCACCGCTATGTTTTCTTCCTTTACACAGGGATTGCTTGTCTTGAATGAAGCGGCACTGGAGCAGGTGTTATTCTGGCTCGCGGGATCTGTCCAGGGAAGAAGCCTGGATATATTGAGCGGTGTCTTTCCATATATAGTGGCTGGCTGGATTCTTGCTCTCTTCATTGCCGGCAAGATGAATATCCTCGCCATGGGTGAAGATGTGGCGAAAGGGCTAGGCCTGAAAACGAATGTGATCAAATTCCTTGCTTTGATGGTTGTCGTCCTCTTGGCGGGTGGTGCCGTCGCCGTTGCCGGTCCCATCGGTTTCATCGGAATTGTCATTCCCCATTTAGCAAGGAAGATCATCGGGGTGGACCACAGGTGGCTGATCCCTTTCTCGGGACTTCTCGGAGCGATCTTATTACTGGCTGCCGACATTGGAGCACGTTACATCATCATGCCCCAGGAAGTGCCAGTCGGTGTCATGACCGCCATCATCGGGGCACCATTCTTCGTGTATGTGGCAAGGAAGGGGTTTTAA
- a CDS encoding oxidoreductase yields the protein MKEKGDIMQPIKVGLAGYGFSGQSFHRPLISHLEEFHIEAVMSSNEEKVLNDLEAATVVTSLEDLLQEDIELVVITTPNHLHYSMIKQSLLADKHVIVEKPFVTDSREGQELLELAKERGLHLSVFHNRRWDADFLTIQQLVKKGTLGPIFTYEAHFDRYRPAIKDRWKENKIEGAGVLYDLGSHLLDQALTLFGKPNWVQADVFPQRDPEKAEDYFLITLGYDVMRVQLYSRSIVLDPGPRYQVHGLKGSFVKHGMDRQEDDLKAGKNPVSEEWGIEDEENWGVLTTISGEEVTSEVIPSEKGDYTQFYLGVYGSIRENHPLPVDPEEALRVITIIEACKESAASGRVITIN from the coding sequence TTGAAAGAAAAAGGTGACATTATGCAGCCCATTAAAGTTGGTTTAGCAGGATACGGTTTTTCAGGACAAAGCTTTCATCGTCCTTTAATCTCTCATTTAGAGGAATTTCATATAGAAGCGGTCATGTCTTCCAATGAAGAAAAAGTATTAAACGATTTAGAGGCAGCGACTGTGGTGACCTCCCTTGAAGATCTGCTTCAGGAAGACATCGAATTAGTCGTTATCACCACTCCCAATCACCTTCACTACAGTATGATCAAGCAATCATTACTAGCCGATAAGCATGTGATCGTAGAGAAGCCATTTGTAACGGATAGCCGGGAAGGGCAGGAGCTATTGGAACTTGCGAAAGAAAGAGGACTTCATCTCTCGGTTTTCCATAACCGGCGCTGGGATGCGGACTTCCTGACGATTCAGCAATTGGTGAAAAAAGGGACGCTTGGACCGATCTTTACATATGAAGCGCATTTTGACCGGTACCGTCCGGCCATTAAGGATCGGTGGAAAGAGAATAAGATCGAAGGGGCAGGCGTCCTTTATGATCTGGGGTCTCATCTGTTGGATCAGGCCCTCACCCTGTTCGGGAAACCCAATTGGGTACAGGCGGATGTGTTCCCGCAGCGGGATCCTGAAAAGGCAGAGGACTACTTCCTTATTACCCTGGGATATGACGTCATGAGGGTTCAGCTGTATTCACGTTCAATCGTATTGGATCCGGGGCCACGCTATCAGGTCCATGGACTGAAAGGAAGCTTTGTGAAGCATGGGATGGATCGACAGGAGGATGACCTTAAGGCAGGAAAGAATCCTGTTTCTGAAGAATGGGGAATCGAAGACGAAGAAAATTGGGGTGTCCTTACGACTATCTCAGGTGAAGAGGTGACATCTGAAGTCATTCCATCGGAAAAAGGGGACTACACTCAATTTTACCTTGGGGTATACGGGTCAATAAGAGAAAATCATCCTCTCCCTGTCGACCCGGAAGAGGCTTTGCGCGTCATCACAATCATCGAAGCATGTAAAGAAAGTGCAGCATCCGGTCGAGTCATCACTATAAACTGA
- a CDS encoding Ger(x)C family spore germination protein, producing MKHTCLLTAILICFLLLTGCVEKEILDDLYIETGKAYDYVGEDRIRGTALFPIYLADKSIQNGTLSAEASSTREVLEKLERRSQQPLVRGSLDVVLIGEELAKKGIIDIGDSLQRDASVGARLFLTVTEGEAGELIKGNYGLRGNGTYLSNLIQHNISRRELPATNLHMFIYDYFQEGQTPYLPILKQLSNESVGITGIALFNKDKMIKKIPAKDMFFFKLMVDRYAEGSHVIKMGKEKSNGHVEKSIEASVTSLISRNKIIVKHHADPVEVTIRVKIRGIIREYTGKKLTPDKVVEVEKQMKKDIEENGIRMLKEFQELGIDPVGIGQIQKHGVRGFDFKEWEDSIYPRVKFNVDAKVQILEAGTVE from the coding sequence ATGAAACATACATGTTTACTCACAGCTATTCTCATTTGTTTCTTATTACTGACAGGGTGTGTGGAGAAGGAAATCCTGGATGATTTATATATCGAAACAGGGAAAGCCTACGACTATGTAGGAGAAGATAGGATCAGGGGGACGGCCCTCTTCCCGATTTACTTAGCCGATAAATCGATTCAAAATGGGACGCTGTCAGCAGAAGCCTCATCTACGAGGGAAGTGCTCGAGAAATTGGAACGAAGATCACAGCAGCCCCTGGTCCGTGGAAGCCTTGACGTCGTTTTGATCGGTGAGGAGCTTGCCAAGAAGGGGATCATCGATATCGGTGATTCCCTTCAAAGGGATGCGAGTGTGGGGGCAAGGCTCTTTCTGACTGTGACGGAAGGGGAAGCCGGAGAGCTCATTAAAGGGAATTATGGGTTAAGGGGAAATGGTACATATCTATCCAATTTGATTCAACATAATATCTCACGAAGGGAATTGCCTGCAACCAATCTTCATATGTTCATCTATGATTATTTCCAGGAAGGTCAGACACCTTATCTGCCAATCTTAAAGCAGCTATCCAATGAAAGTGTGGGAATTACGGGCATAGCATTATTTAATAAAGATAAGATGATTAAAAAAATCCCTGCTAAGGATATGTTTTTCTTCAAGCTGATGGTGGATAGATATGCTGAAGGAAGTCACGTCATTAAAATGGGAAAAGAAAAAAGCAATGGTCATGTGGAGAAATCTATTGAAGCATCCGTGACCAGTCTCATCTCCAGGAACAAAATCATCGTCAAACATCATGCGGATCCTGTGGAAGTGACCATCCGTGTGAAAATAAGAGGAATCATCCGTGAGTATACAGGTAAGAAATTAACTCCTGATAAAGTGGTTGAAGTGGAGAAGCAAATGAAAAAAGATATTGAAGAAAATGGAATAAGAATGCTGAAGGAATTCCAGGAGTTAGGAATAGACCCTGTCGGCATCGGACAAATTCAAAAGCACGGTGTACGGGGATTTGATTTCAAGGAATGGGAAGACAGCATTTACCCACGTGTGAAATTCAATGTTGACGCCAAGGTTCAGATTTTGGAAGCAGGAACGGTGGAATAA
- a CDS encoding ABC transporter substrate-binding protein has product MKLKSLLSLLLISTLLFLAACGNKEEKEESAGNDANEETYTVKHAMGTSEIKGTPKKVVILTNEGTEALLAMGVTPVGAVQSWTGDPWYDHIADKMKDVEVVGTESELNMEAIAKLQPDLIIGNKMRQEEQYNQLKDIAPTVMAETLRGNWKENFELYAKALNKEEKGQEVLAEYDQRIEDLKGKLGDKLNQKVSMVRFLAGDVRIYHKDSFSGVILDQLGFARPEGQDVDDFAEKGVTKERIPAMDGDVLFYFTYETGDGEANKLAEDWLNDPLFKNLEVAKQDKVYEVSDAIWNTAGGVLAANAMLDDIEKYFLEQE; this is encoded by the coding sequence ATGAAATTAAAAAGCTTACTATCTTTACTGTTGATTTCTACGCTTCTATTTCTTGCTGCCTGCGGAAATAAAGAAGAAAAAGAGGAGTCTGCAGGAAATGATGCCAATGAAGAAACGTATACAGTGAAACATGCAATGGGTACGTCGGAAATCAAAGGAACGCCAAAGAAAGTCGTCATCCTTACAAATGAAGGAACCGAGGCCCTCCTTGCCATGGGTGTCACCCCCGTCGGTGCCGTTCAATCGTGGACTGGTGATCCTTGGTATGACCACATCGCCGACAAGATGAAAGACGTTGAAGTCGTCGGGACAGAGAGCGAATTAAACATGGAAGCCATCGCAAAGCTTCAACCGGACCTGATTATCGGGAACAAAATGCGTCAGGAAGAGCAGTACAACCAGTTGAAGGACATCGCTCCAACGGTCATGGCTGAAACGTTACGCGGTAACTGGAAAGAAAACTTCGAATTATATGCCAAAGCTCTGAACAAAGAAGAAAAGGGTCAGGAAGTTTTAGCGGAGTACGATCAGCGAATCGAAGATCTGAAAGGGAAACTCGGTGATAAACTGAATCAAAAAGTTTCCATGGTCCGCTTTTTAGCTGGAGACGTAAGGATATATCATAAAGATTCATTCTCAGGTGTGATTTTGGATCAATTAGGGTTCGCCCGTCCTGAAGGTCAGGATGTAGATGACTTCGCTGAAAAGGGTGTCACGAAAGAACGCATCCCGGCAATGGACGGAGATGTCCTCTTCTACTTCACATATGAAACCGGCGACGGCGAAGCGAACAAACTTGCTGAAGATTGGCTGAACGATCCGTTGTTCAAAAACCTTGAAGTAGCAAAACAAGACAAAGTATATGAAGTAAGTGATGCGATTTGGAACACGGCAGGCGGAGTCCTGGCAGCAAACGCCATGCTCGATGATATTGAAAAGTATTTCCTGGAACAGGAATAA
- a CDS encoding GerAB/ArcD/ProY family transporter yields the protein MQPIPDRRKISPFMVFFLIHAIQVGAGVLGFQRIISKNAGYDGWISVILAGLFTHVIMFIMYQILNRVDGDLVSAHTLVFGKWLGKVFSLFFVIYFSLLVITIMRTYIEVLQVWMYPRLSTFFFSLLFLVLVYYIVNGGVRTVTGTAFFGIFLPSYLILTFAFTFKYADFRNILPVFDHTVKDLLISTKNMSLTYLGYESILLLYPFVKEAKKSQKYAHWALFTTTTLYTILAIVSFAFFSQKQLEKTVWATLSMWKIVEMPFVERFEYIGIANWCLIILPNVCIAIWCASRILKRMTPLRHRHTLFIVCLLCLSALTFFADRKQVNFLNTVSGQIGFYINYFYIPALLLLVIIMKKVRNKQ from the coding sequence ATGCAGCCGATTCCGGATAGAAGAAAAATATCGCCGTTCATGGTCTTCTTTCTCATTCACGCCATTCAGGTGGGGGCCGGGGTCCTTGGATTCCAGCGCATCATTTCAAAAAATGCTGGCTATGATGGATGGATTTCTGTCATTCTTGCAGGTCTTTTCACTCACGTTATCATGTTTATCATGTATCAAATCTTAAATAGAGTGGATGGAGATCTCGTATCAGCCCACACTCTTGTATTCGGGAAGTGGCTTGGGAAAGTATTCAGTCTCTTCTTTGTCATCTATTTCAGCTTGCTTGTGATTACCATTATGCGTACGTATATCGAGGTATTGCAGGTGTGGATGTATCCAAGATTGAGTACGTTCTTCTTTTCATTGCTCTTTCTCGTGCTTGTTTACTATATTGTCAACGGAGGGGTACGGACCGTGACCGGAACGGCCTTTTTCGGGATCTTTCTTCCGAGTTATCTCATATTAACGTTTGCCTTCACCTTTAAATATGCAGACTTTAGAAATATCCTGCCCGTCTTTGATCATACCGTGAAGGATCTGTTGATTTCTACCAAGAACATGTCCCTGACATATTTAGGTTATGAATCCATTTTACTTCTTTACCCTTTTGTGAAAGAGGCAAAGAAATCTCAAAAATATGCCCATTGGGCGCTATTTACGACCACTACCCTTTATACGATCTTAGCCATTGTTTCTTTCGCGTTTTTCAGTCAGAAACAACTGGAAAAGACCGTCTGGGCGACCCTCTCCATGTGGAAGATCGTCGAAATGCCGTTTGTGGAACGATTTGAGTATATCGGTATTGCCAATTGGTGCTTGATCATCCTTCCCAACGTATGTATTGCGATATGGTGTGCCAGCAGAATCTTAAAACGGATGACTCCACTGAGGCACAGGCATACATTATTCATCGTATGCCTGTTATGCTTATCCGCCCTCACATTTTTCGCTGACAGGAAACAAGTGAATTTCCTGAATACGGTATCAGGGCAGATTGGATTTTACATTAACTATTTTTACATTCCTGCTCTTCTATTGCTTGTGATCATCATGAAGAAAGTGAGGAACAAACAATGA
- a CDS encoding spore germination protein, with product MFSFFKNKKNSDKDSKKQSYESLKKEAEKSADYKQAFYQNPHTGVKFSLHFVTTLIDGKILQEDVLPSLLSKDFHSFDDLKTLVPVLDIQISTDETQIEQKLYNGYTLLTMDASNRKFAFIATKNEMGRKVSQPEVEFSVVGPKEAFVESLSDNLNLLRKRLPIKEMLVEEFNLGTLTHTRVVLLYIDGLADEANVNTVRQRLRDIDFDQIMDSSFIEQLIADNGKSPFPQLLDSERPDRVASVLAEGKIAIMVDGSPHALIGPTTLVEFFSAYEDYFLNFFISSFLRLVRVFAVAFSILITPIYVAALTYHYELIPKDLMATLITSRQEIPLPPILEALFLELTIELLREAGARLPTKVGQTIGIVGGIVIGTASVEAGITSNVLLILVALAALASFTTPVYRMSNTIRLLRFPFLLFAQLWGLLGIVYCFCLLMGHLLQLTSLGRPFLEPIYPPRVKDLKDALIRLPFSRQGGRPEYLRTKKPFRFRPSEGKKKLDIDE from the coding sequence ATGTTTTCATTCTTTAAGAACAAAAAAAACAGCGATAAGGACAGTAAAAAGCAATCATATGAAAGTCTGAAAAAGGAAGCGGAGAAATCTGCCGATTATAAACAGGCCTTTTACCAGAATCCCCATACAGGGGTGAAGTTCAGTCTGCACTTCGTCACGACGTTGATTGATGGAAAGATCCTGCAGGAGGATGTCCTTCCTTCCTTGCTTTCAAAGGATTTTCACTCTTTCGATGATCTAAAAACACTGGTTCCTGTATTGGATATTCAAATCTCCACAGATGAAACCCAAATCGAACAGAAGCTGTATAACGGATATACCCTCCTGACAATGGATGCTTCCAACCGAAAATTTGCCTTCATCGCGACGAAGAATGAAATGGGCAGGAAAGTCTCTCAGCCGGAAGTGGAGTTCAGTGTCGTCGGACCCAAGGAGGCATTCGTAGAGTCTCTCAGTGATAACCTGAACCTGCTCAGAAAGCGACTGCCCATCAAGGAAATGCTAGTGGAAGAATTCAATCTCGGAACACTCACCCATACCCGGGTGGTGCTGCTCTATATTGATGGACTGGCAGATGAAGCAAACGTCAATACGGTCCGGCAGCGATTACGGGATATCGACTTTGATCAAATCATGGACAGTTCATTCATTGAACAGCTGATTGCCGATAATGGCAAGTCCCCCTTCCCGCAGCTATTGGACTCGGAACGACCTGACAGGGTAGCGTCCGTACTCGCCGAGGGTAAAATTGCCATCATGGTGGATGGATCGCCGCATGCTCTGATCGGACCGACCACTCTCGTAGAGTTTTTTAGCGCATATGAAGATTATTTCCTGAATTTCTTCATTTCTTCATTCCTGCGTCTGGTTCGTGTATTTGCCGTAGCATTCTCCATTTTGATCACACCCATTTATGTTGCTGCCTTGACCTATCATTATGAGCTCATACCGAAGGATTTAATGGCGACACTCATCACTTCAAGACAGGAGATCCCTCTGCCTCCCATTCTCGAGGCATTGTTTCTTGAGTTGACGATCGAGCTGCTGCGGGAAGCAGGGGCACGCCTTCCGACGAAGGTCGGTCAGACAATCGGTATCGTTGGAGGTATCGTCATCGGGACGGCGTCCGTTGAAGCGGGGATCACGAGTAACGTTCTGCTCATATTAGTGGCACTTGCTGCCCTCGCTTCTTTTACCACTCCCGTTTACCGGATGAGTAATACGATTCGTCTACTTCGTTTTCCCTTCTTATTGTTCGCACAACTTTGGGGACTGCTTGGGATCGTTTATTGCTTCTGCCTTCTGATGGGACATCTCCTGCAATTGACGTCTCTCGGCAGACCGTTCTTGGAACCTATTTACCCACCACGGGTAAAAGACTTGAAAGATGCACTCATTCGCCTTCCCTTCAGCAGACAAGGCGGCCGGCCGGAATATCTGCGCACGAAGAAACCGTTCAGGTTCCGTCCGTCTGAAGGGAAGAAAAAGCTTGATATCGATGAATAA